The Myxococcus xanthus genome includes the window GTAGCCGTACTCGGCGGCCACCTCGCGCACCACCTGGGCGCGCGTCTTGCCCTTCCATGCGCGCGTCTTCGCCTCGCGGTGCATGAGGGCGCTAAGGGCCTGGCCCTCGAGGGTGAGCACCTGAAAGCCCTTCAGCTTCTTCACCACCACTCGCCGAGGCGGCGCCATGAGGCCCGGGTAGCCCCAGGACACCTCCAGCACCGCGCCGCCCACGAGCTCCGCCCTGTCGAAAAGCACCAGGTCGAAGTTGTCCAGTTGGAGGGACAGCTTGTCGGCCTTCGTCGCGGAGTCCTCGAAGGTGAGGCCGAGGACTCGCCCCTCAAGCGAGAGGGGCTCACCGCCGCGGGCCCTCTCGTGTGCCAGCAGCGTGAGGCGCACGCCAGGCGCGCTCCTGTCGAGGGGGCGCGTCATTCGCTGGCCCTCCGCCGCTGCTCACTGAGGATGACGTCGGTGAGGACGCGCAGCGAGGGGATGAAGACGCGCCGCCCGGCTTCCAGCTCGAGCGTCGCATCGATGATGGGCTCCGGCTGGAAATCCGCAATGGCCCACCAGAAGCCGCAGGCGCGCGGCAGGGGCGCGAAGTAATGGCCGGCCAGCCCCCAGAGAGAGTCGCCCTCGGCGACGAGGTGGACGCGCGTGTCCGCGTGCGACTGAAAGCCGTAGGGGACTCTCTCGGTGAGGAAGAGGCGGCCCACCTCGTCGCGCACGCCGAGGGAGAAGGAGTAGCGGCTGCCAACGTGAGGGGCCACTACGGCACCTCCTGACGGAGCTGCTCGGAGGTGACGCGGGTGTCGAGCACCTCCTCGAAGGTGACGGTGGCGGTGTAGACGAGGACGCGGCCGTCGACGGCGAGCTGGCGGTACTGGAACTCCACGCTAGCGACGACGCACTCGACGGTGAGGACGCCGGGCCAGAGGACGAGGACACGCGGCGGCGCCGTCGCCTGCACACCCTCGGTACCCGCCGGGGGCACAGTGAGGGCGCGGAGGAAGGCACGGAAGGCCATGATGTTGGACGTGTTGGCCTGCTGCATGGCGAAGAAGGCGTCCAGGTAGAACTCGACGCCCGCGAGCTGC containing:
- a CDS encoding CIS tube protein, translated to MSIAAGLARPPRCVLVNVLTGEAMECLFNPTQLVEKLQVNWNRLAVPGLSHQVLQFQGTSNRQLAGVEFYLDAFFAMQQANTSNIMAFRAFLRALTVPPAGTEGVQATAPPRVLVLWPGVLTVECVVASVEFQYRQLAVDGRVLVYTATVTFEEVLDTRVTSEQLRQEVP